A region from the Fimbriimonadaceae bacterium genome encodes:
- a CDS encoding WecB/TagA/CpsF family glycosyltransferase — protein sequence MASAPFSLSTHRSESIDLLGVSIWNPTYESFKLWWNQAMAGSRRTRLLGIANAHSLNLAHERPGLHACLCAMDAVLNDGIGAAIAARLRGREFHYNFNGTDLFPRLFAESQQELRVYLYGASPASNAGAALEIERRYPNVRVVGRMHGFADPELAARSIARSGADLLLVALGQPKQEFFLIEHREALNVKVACGVGALFDFLSGSTPRAPRWVRSVRMEWAYRLLREPVRLFHRYVVGNPKFLWRAAVFARMESTRTPQASWV from the coding sequence ATGGCCAGCGCACCGTTTTCCCTTTCCACCCACCGCTCCGAGTCCATCGACCTTCTGGGCGTCTCGATCTGGAACCCCACGTACGAATCCTTCAAACTGTGGTGGAATCAGGCGATGGCCGGGTCGCGGCGGACCCGCCTGCTGGGGATCGCCAACGCGCACTCCCTGAATCTGGCGCATGAGCGCCCGGGGCTCCACGCCTGCCTGTGCGCGATGGACGCCGTGTTGAACGACGGGATCGGCGCCGCGATCGCCGCCCGCCTTCGGGGGCGGGAGTTCCACTACAATTTCAACGGCACCGACCTCTTTCCGCGGTTGTTCGCCGAATCGCAACAGGAACTTCGCGTCTACCTATATGGCGCGTCGCCGGCCTCGAACGCCGGCGCGGCGCTGGAAATCGAGCGTCGCTATCCCAACGTCCGGGTGGTGGGACGCATGCACGGGTTCGCCGATCCCGAGTTGGCCGCGCGCTCGATCGCGCGTTCCGGGGCCGACCTGCTGCTCGTCGCGCTGGGACAGCCGAAACAGGAGTTCTTCCTGATCGAGCACCGCGAGGCGTTGAACGTCAAGGTCGCGTGCGGCGTCGGCGCGCTGTTCGACTTCCTGTCCGGCTCGACCCCCCGGGCACCCCGCTGGGTGCGCTCGGTCCGCATGGAGTGGGCCTACCGCCTCCTTCGCGAGCCCGTGCGGCTGTTCCACCGGTACGTGGTGGGCAACCCCAAGTTCCTCTGGCGCGCAGCCGTGTTCGCCCGCATGGAGTCAACCCGGACCCCCCAAGCGTCGTGGGTCTAG
- a CDS encoding sugar transferase: MSQNALLDPTLAFRPVSRVEPRHVPYATAKRVMDLLGSGTLLLLLGPLFLLIAAAVRLTSRGPVFYRSTRVGLGGREFPFVKFRSMYVDADRTLIYLDALNEKDGPIFKIKSDPRITPLGRFLRKYSLDELPQILSVFVGDMSLVGPRPPLPREVEQYDGFAMQRLSVKPGLTCYWQVMGRSDLDFQQWIELDHRYLREMSLLTDVKLLLRTPTAVLRGRGAY; encoded by the coding sequence ATGAGCCAGAACGCACTCCTCGATCCAACCCTCGCCTTCCGGCCGGTGAGCCGCGTCGAACCTCGCCACGTGCCCTACGCGACCGCCAAGCGCGTGATGGACCTCCTCGGATCCGGTACGTTGTTGCTGCTGCTGGGACCGTTGTTTCTGTTGATCGCCGCGGCGGTTCGACTCACAAGCCGCGGACCGGTCTTCTACCGAAGCACCCGGGTCGGGCTGGGCGGCCGCGAGTTCCCCTTCGTCAAGTTCCGCTCGATGTACGTGGACGCCGACCGCACCCTGATCTACCTCGATGCGCTCAACGAGAAGGACGGGCCGATCTTCAAGATCAAGTCGGACCCTCGCATCACCCCCCTTGGGCGGTTCCTTCGCAAGTACAGCCTCGATGAGCTGCCGCAGATCCTGAGCGTCTTCGTGGGGGACATGAGCCTCGTCGGACCCCGCCCGCCGCTCCCCCGAGAAGTCGAGCAGTACGACGGGTTCGCCATGCAGCGCCTGTCGGTCAAGCCCGGGCTCACCTGCTACTGGCAGGTCATGGGCCGGAGCGATCTGGACTTCCAGCAGTGGATCGAGTTGGATCACCGCTACCTGCGCGAGATGAGCCTGCTGACCGATGTGAAGCTGCTGCTCCGCACCCCCACGGCCGTCCTTCGGGGCCGAGGAGCGTACTAA
- the glmS gene encoding glutamine--fructose-6-phosphate transaminase (isomerizing), with product MCGIAGYLGPRSAVNVVFDQLKRLEYRGYDSAGIAYVQGDDIKILKRAGKLTELGKLVGDTPEDVRMAIAHSRWATHGGPTDENAHPHYDRYEQISIIHNGIIENYMELREELAAKGHIFRSQTDTEVAAHVLGEEYGKGVPLEEAVRLGVKRLRGAYALVVVSKREPDKIVAARNASPLVVGLGEGENLLASDITALLPYTREVVIVEEDQIAVLTATDVAILDGDAREIPLKPMHIDWDTAAAERGGYEHFMLKEIHEQPEVLRQCLAGRIDEKNRIRFEQIFSEHVWNEIDRVNIIACGTAYHAGLMGKHLFEKLLRLPTDVYYSSEFRYGDPVLSPKSLAIFISQSGETADSLAALRLCKERRIRTLGIVNVIGSSIARECDRTIFTQAGPEISVASTKAYTAQVLVLTLLALYIGQVQEMPGLRVGDAVEALRTLSDKAAMLLEREADVVALAKEIQDTPLCFFLGRGADAYVALEGALKLKEIAYIPTQESPAGEMKHGPLALVQKGVVAIFGATDPTIRDKVLSNMQEVQARGGTIVAITTDDDTVVEKVADHILRVPETPFEFLNALLSIIPIQFLAYHVARFKGCEIDQPRNLAKSVTVE from the coding sequence ATGTGTGGGATCGCCGGATACCTTGGGCCGCGCAGCGCGGTGAACGTCGTTTTCGACCAGTTGAAGCGGCTGGAATACCGCGGATACGACAGCGCGGGCATCGCCTACGTTCAAGGCGACGACATCAAGATCCTCAAGCGCGCCGGCAAGCTGACCGAGCTGGGCAAGCTTGTGGGAGACACCCCCGAAGACGTCCGCATGGCGATCGCCCACTCGCGATGGGCCACCCACGGCGGACCGACGGACGAAAACGCCCACCCGCACTACGACCGTTACGAGCAGATCTCGATCATCCACAACGGGATCATCGAGAACTACATGGAGTTGCGGGAGGAGTTGGCCGCCAAGGGCCACATCTTCCGCTCGCAGACCGATACAGAGGTCGCGGCGCACGTGCTCGGCGAGGAGTACGGCAAGGGCGTGCCTCTGGAGGAGGCTGTTCGGCTCGGGGTGAAGAGGCTGCGGGGTGCGTACGCCCTCGTGGTCGTGTCGAAGCGCGAGCCCGACAAGATCGTCGCCGCTCGCAACGCCAGTCCTCTCGTCGTCGGGTTGGGCGAGGGAGAGAACCTCTTGGCCAGCGACATCACCGCGCTGCTCCCCTACACGCGCGAGGTCGTGATCGTCGAGGAGGACCAGATCGCGGTGCTCACCGCCACCGACGTCGCGATCCTCGACGGGGACGCGAGAGAGATCCCGCTCAAGCCGATGCACATCGACTGGGACACCGCCGCTGCGGAGCGGGGCGGTTACGAGCACTTCATGCTCAAGGAGATCCACGAGCAACCGGAAGTGCTTCGACAGTGCCTGGCGGGTCGCATCGACGAGAAGAACCGCATCCGATTCGAACAGATCTTCTCCGAGCACGTGTGGAACGAGATCGACCGTGTGAACATCATCGCGTGCGGCACGGCCTACCACGCGGGCCTGATGGGCAAGCACCTCTTCGAGAAGCTGCTTCGGCTCCCCACGGACGTCTACTACTCGAGCGAGTTCCGCTATGGCGATCCGGTCCTGTCGCCGAAGTCGTTGGCGATCTTCATCAGCCAATCGGGGGAAACCGCAGACTCCCTCGCCGCCCTCAGGCTCTGCAAGGAACGGCGCATCCGCACCCTGGGCATCGTGAACGTCATCGGATCGTCGATCGCGCGCGAGTGCGACCGGACGATCTTCACGCAAGCGGGACCCGAGATTTCGGTGGCGAGCACGAAGGCCTACACGGCACAGGTGCTCGTGCTCACGCTCCTCGCCCTCTACATCGGGCAGGTCCAGGAGATGCCCGGATTGCGCGTCGGCGACGCGGTCGAAGCGTTGCGCACGTTGAGCGACAAGGCTGCGATGCTTCTCGAGCGCGAAGCGGACGTCGTCGCCTTGGCCAAAGAGATCCAAGACACGCCGTTGTGCTTCTTCCTCGGGCGGGGAGCCGACGCCTACGTGGCGCTCGAAGGCGCGCTCAAGCTCAAGGAGATCGCTTACATCCCCACGCAGGAATCGCCTGCGGGCGAGATGAAGCACGGCCCCCTCGCACTGGTGCAGAAGGGCGTGGTCGCCATCTTCGGTGCCACCGACCCCACGATTCGCGACAAGGTGCTGAGCAACATGCAGGAAGTCCAGGCGCGCGGCGGCACGATCGTGGCGATCACGACCGACGACGACACGGTCGTCGAGAAGGTCGCCGACCACATCCTGCGCGTTCCCGAGACGCCCTTCGAATTCCTCAACGCGCTGCTGTCGATCATTCCGATCCAGTTCCTGGCCTATCACGTGGCCCGGTTCAAGGGCTGCGAAATCGACCAACCCCGGAATCTGGCAAAGAGCGTCACGGTCGAATAG
- a CDS encoding sugar transferase gives MISFDDKGRSTATPGGHVAPTVSRYHRPLFRITKRIFDIVVSLVLLVLLLPLFALVALVIIVTDGTPVTFRQQRIGLNGKLFYLYKFRSMVRNADEILQSRPELMEEYRKYYKIKDDPRISPVGQFLRSTTLDELPQLFNVLRGEMSLVGPRPIVEPELAKFGDAQEIYLSMKPGCAGLWQCSGRSDTTYEERVAYESLYYRKASPAFDLLILWRTFWAVILRRGAV, from the coding sequence ATGATCAGCTTCGATGACAAGGGGAGGTCGACGGCGACGCCGGGTGGCCACGTTGCGCCGACGGTGTCACGCTACCACCGGCCGCTGTTTCGCATCACCAAACGGATCTTCGATATCGTCGTGAGCCTCGTTCTGCTCGTCCTGCTCCTTCCGCTCTTCGCGCTCGTCGCACTCGTCATCATCGTCACCGATGGAACGCCGGTCACGTTTCGCCAGCAGCGCATCGGGCTGAACGGCAAACTCTTCTACCTGTACAAGTTTCGATCGATGGTCCGCAACGCGGACGAGATCCTGCAGTCGCGGCCCGAGCTGATGGAGGAGTACCGGAAGTACTACAAGATCAAAGACGATCCCCGCATCTCGCCGGTCGGCCAATTCCTGCGCAGCACGACGCTCGACGAACTGCCCCAGCTCTTCAACGTGCTGCGAGGCGAGATGAGCCTGGTGGGACCGCGACCGATCGTCGAGCCCGAACTGGCCAAGTTCGGCGACGCCCAGGAGATCTACCTGTCGATGAAACCCGGCTGCGCCGGCCTTTGGCAGTGCAGCGGCCGCAGCGACACGACGTACGAGGAGCGGGTCGCCTACGAGAGCCTGTACTACCGCAAAGCCTCTCCGGCCTTCGACCTCCTGATCCTTTGGCGAACGTTCTGGGCCGTGATTCTTCGCCGCGGCGCGGTGTAG
- a CDS encoding glycosyltransferase encodes MANPNGRRVALIHDWLTVPAGSEAVFAEVCALFPGTVFASQIDAERCTFLRPYPLRPSAIQKLPFALTKHWLYAPVLPNVYAGMDLSEFDLVLSDSHSFAHGVRRAPGALHVNYYHTPARSLWVPEIDPRAGKTWLHRMIAKRLKRLDFVASKRPDVIFTNSETTAARVRKFYGREVDQVIYPPVHTEAWLKVPRKSTDAGLITWGRLIGYKRVDLAIESVRRTGQALHVVGSGPLEAELRAQAADCPNITFHGRLGDAELMELMAHCKAFVFPAYEDFGIVAVEAMAAGLPVVAFAEGGASETVRDEFGVRFPEQSVDALVAALEELDRREFDEQALREHAKQYDVSVFRREYRKAVDAAIEKHFGDSKPADVLNS; translated from the coding sequence GTGGCGAATCCAAACGGGCGACGCGTCGCCCTCATCCACGACTGGCTGACGGTTCCCGCAGGCTCCGAGGCGGTCTTCGCGGAGGTGTGCGCCCTCTTCCCCGGGACCGTGTTCGCGTCGCAGATCGACGCCGAGCGGTGCACGTTCCTCCGTCCGTACCCGCTCCGTCCCAGCGCGATCCAGAAGCTGCCGTTCGCGCTCACCAAGCACTGGCTGTACGCTCCCGTGCTGCCGAACGTGTACGCGGGAATGGACCTCTCCGAGTTCGACCTCGTGCTCTCCGACAGCCACTCGTTTGCGCACGGAGTCCGCAGGGCCCCCGGCGCTCTGCACGTGAATTACTACCACACGCCCGCCCGTTCGCTTTGGGTGCCCGAGATCGACCCGAGGGCGGGCAAGACGTGGCTGCACCGCATGATCGCCAAGCGCCTCAAGCGGCTGGACTTCGTCGCGTCGAAGCGCCCCGACGTGATCTTCACAAACTCCGAGACCACGGCTGCGCGCGTGCGCAAGTTCTACGGTCGCGAGGTGGACCAGGTGATCTACCCGCCGGTGCACACCGAAGCGTGGCTCAAGGTTCCCCGCAAGTCCACGGACGCGGGGCTCATCACGTGGGGCAGGCTCATCGGCTACAAGCGGGTGGATCTGGCGATCGAATCCGTGCGCCGAACCGGGCAGGCGCTCCATGTCGTGGGCAGCGGCCCCCTCGAAGCCGAGCTGCGCGCCCAAGCGGCGGACTGCCCGAACATCACCTTCCACGGCCGGCTCGGCGACGCCGAGCTGATGGAGTTGATGGCGCACTGCAAGGCGTTCGTCTTTCCCGCCTACGAGGATTTCGGGATCGTGGCCGTCGAGGCGATGGCCGCGGGCCTGCCGGTCGTCGCGTTCGCCGAGGGAGGTGCGAGCGAGACGGTTCGGGACGAGTTCGGCGTGCGGTTTCCCGAACAGTCGGTGGACGCCCTTGTGGCCGCGCTCGAGGAGCTGGACCGCCGCGAGTTCGACGAACAGGCGCTGCGCGAACACGCGAAGCAGTACGACGTGTCCGTGTTCCGGCGGGAGTACCGCAAGGCCGTCGACGCCGCGATCGAAAAGCACTTCGGCGATTCGAAGCCCGCGGACGTCCTTAATTCTTGA
- a CDS encoding decaprenyl-phosphate phosphoribosyltransferase, translating into MAFLDLLLFTRPKQWTKNLLVFAAPLFVSDQLEPGALSKSLVAFAAMCLASGAVYAFNDLSDVEQDRAHPTKRNRPVASGRIGRGEAGFIGALELIGALALAWAIGAKPFIVVLVYVGLQAVYVLGAKRIPVTDVFLIGTGFVLRAALGAIAIQVQISAWLLLCTGALALLLGFGKRRSEFVLQGDVRAASRESLGVYSKQALDVLVTACATVAAICYGIYAVESQTAKSHPALILSSVFVFYGICRYLFLAFGADEGGEPETLLLTDVHLIASVVLFVGSVLLAFSGFRMGFVN; encoded by the coding sequence ATGGCGTTCCTCGACCTGTTGCTTTTCACGCGGCCCAAGCAGTGGACGAAGAACCTCCTCGTCTTCGCCGCGCCCCTGTTCGTGAGCGACCAATTGGAGCCAGGGGCGCTGTCAAAGAGCCTCGTCGCGTTTGCTGCGATGTGTCTTGCAAGCGGCGCGGTCTACGCATTCAACGATTTGAGCGATGTGGAGCAGGACCGGGCCCACCCGACCAAGCGCAATCGTCCGGTCGCCTCTGGGCGGATCGGCCGGGGCGAAGCGGGGTTCATCGGTGCGTTGGAGTTGATTGGCGCGCTGGCCTTGGCGTGGGCGATCGGGGCCAAGCCGTTCATCGTCGTGCTCGTGTATGTGGGCTTGCAGGCGGTCTACGTGTTGGGCGCCAAGCGCATCCCCGTGACCGACGTCTTCCTGATCGGCACCGGCTTTGTCCTTCGGGCCGCGTTGGGGGCGATCGCGATCCAAGTCCAGATCTCCGCCTGGCTCCTGCTTTGCACCGGCGCCCTCGCCCTGCTGCTCGGCTTTGGCAAGCGGCGTAGCGAGTTCGTGCTGCAGGGCGACGTGCGCGCTGCGAGCCGCGAGAGCCTCGGCGTCTACTCGAAGCAGGCGCTGGACGTGCTGGTCACGGCTTGCGCCACGGTGGCGGCGATTTGCTACGGCATCTACGCCGTGGAGAGCCAGACCGCCAAAAGCCACCCCGCCCTCATCCTCTCCTCGGTGTTCGTCTTCTACGGGATCTGCCGTTACCTCTTCCTTGCGTTCGGTGCGGACGAGGGGGGCGAGCCGGAGACGCTCCTGCTCACGGACGTTCACCTCATCGCCAGCGTTGTGCTGTTTGTGGGAAGCGTCCTCCTGGCCTTCAGCGGATTCCGCATGGGGTTCGTGAACTGA
- a CDS encoding SDR family NAD(P)-dependent oxidoreductase translates to MRYERSLVVGASSGIGREIACQLAAEGGLVAAVARRKERLDELSTSFPSIQTFVHDVEAADEVPALFQEITSSLGGLDLVVYAAGVMPSVGPDEFSFEKDREIFAVNVLGAMAWLDQAAVRFGHAGHGTIVGIGSVAGDRGRAGQPAYNASKAALATYLEALRNRLATQGVTVTTVKPGPVATEMTAGLPLKNPMLAEKAARKILALSGSGGERYLSWKHRLIFAVIRAIPSPIFRRMKL, encoded by the coding sequence ATGCGATACGAGCGATCTCTGGTGGTCGGTGCGTCGTCGGGGATCGGGCGCGAAATCGCGTGCCAACTCGCGGCCGAAGGGGGCCTCGTGGCGGCGGTCGCCCGGCGCAAGGAGCGACTGGACGAGCTCTCCACCTCCTTTCCGTCCATCCAGACCTTCGTGCACGACGTCGAAGCCGCCGACGAGGTACCGGCGCTGTTCCAAGAGATCACCTCCTCGCTCGGTGGGCTCGACCTGGTCGTCTACGCGGCAGGCGTGATGCCGTCGGTCGGTCCCGACGAGTTCTCGTTCGAGAAGGACCGGGAGATCTTCGCCGTCAACGTGCTGGGCGCGATGGCGTGGCTCGACCAGGCGGCCGTCCGTTTCGGGCACGCGGGGCACGGCACGATCGTCGGCATCGGCAGCGTGGCGGGCGACCGGGGCCGAGCGGGCCAGCCCGCCTACAACGCGTCGAAAGCGGCCTTGGCCACCTATCTCGAAGCCCTGCGCAACCGGCTTGCGACGCAAGGCGTGACGGTGACCACCGTGAAGCCAGGACCCGTCGCGACGGAGATGACCGCGGGGCTCCCTCTCAAGAACCCGATGCTCGCGGAGAAGGCCGCGAGGAAGATCCTCGCGCTGAGCGGCTCCGGGGGCGAGCGCTACCTCTCTTGGAAGCACCGCCTGATCTTCGCCGTGATCCGGGCCATACCATCGCCGATCTTTCGGAGAATGAAACTGTGA
- a CDS encoding FAD-binding oxidoreductase, giving the protein MTRRLLPLETIRGLAGFGGAQRADGYVFQPTTVDEAREVLALAREAGRRVVLRGSGRSYGDAAIAREAVVLDLCAMNQVVGWDPSTGILEAEAGATLGDVWRRCLPDGWWPPVVSGTMFPTLGGALAMNIHGKNAYRVGTLGEHVRSIDVLPTDGGEVVRLGPSDSLFHSVVSGAGLAGLIVGVRLQLKKVPSGDVRVRGVSCSGWKDQFDAFDRYREDADYMVSWIDCFARGHARGRGLFHAAWYAEGPSATLLEAHQTLPSKVLGVVPKSETWRFLKLLNRRGCMRLVNAAKHAAGRIFEHGREGRQSLVAFSFLLDYVPGWERAYAPGGFIQVQTFVPAAEARRVFDEQIQMQQRAGLESFLGVMKRHRVDEFALSHGVDGYSLALDFKVTRANRARVEALADGLHKSALAAGGRFYLAKDTVLDGADYRLSIGDGLERLHKARERFDPDGILTSAQAERLGLL; this is encoded by the coding sequence GTGACGCGGCGGCTGTTGCCGCTCGAGACGATCCGCGGTCTGGCGGGATTCGGCGGCGCGCAACGGGCGGATGGCTACGTGTTTCAACCGACCACGGTCGACGAGGCGCGCGAGGTCCTGGCTCTCGCGCGTGAAGCCGGGCGGCGCGTGGTGCTGCGCGGTTCGGGGCGTTCCTACGGCGATGCGGCGATCGCGCGCGAAGCGGTCGTCCTCGACCTGTGCGCGATGAACCAGGTGGTGGGTTGGGATCCAAGCACCGGGATTCTGGAGGCGGAGGCGGGGGCGACTCTGGGCGACGTGTGGAGGCGTTGCCTTCCCGACGGGTGGTGGCCGCCCGTGGTGTCGGGCACGATGTTCCCGACCCTGGGGGGAGCGCTCGCGATGAACATCCACGGCAAGAACGCCTACCGGGTGGGCACCCTGGGCGAGCACGTGCGCTCGATCGACGTGCTGCCCACCGACGGGGGCGAGGTGGTGCGCCTCGGCCCTTCGGACTCCCTGTTTCACTCCGTGGTCTCCGGCGCGGGCCTGGCCGGGCTGATCGTGGGGGTCCGTCTACAGCTCAAGAAGGTGCCGAGCGGGGACGTGCGCGTGCGCGGGGTCTCGTGCTCGGGCTGGAAGGACCAGTTCGACGCCTTCGACCGGTACCGCGAGGATGCGGACTACATGGTGAGCTGGATCGACTGTTTTGCGAGGGGGCACGCACGGGGCCGGGGGCTGTTCCACGCGGCGTGGTACGCGGAGGGCCCGTCCGCGACGTTGCTCGAAGCGCACCAGACCCTGCCCTCGAAGGTGCTCGGCGTGGTGCCCAAGTCGGAGACGTGGCGGTTCCTCAAGCTGCTGAACCGGCGGGGGTGCATGCGCCTGGTCAACGCGGCCAAGCACGCGGCGGGGCGGATTTTCGAGCACGGGCGGGAGGGCCGGCAGAGTTTGGTGGCTTTCTCGTTCCTTCTCGATTACGTGCCGGGCTGGGAGCGCGCGTACGCGCCGGGCGGGTTCATCCAGGTCCAAACCTTCGTGCCCGCCGCCGAGGCGAGACGCGTGTTCGACGAGCAGATCCAGATGCAGCAGCGCGCGGGGCTGGAGTCCTTCCTGGGCGTGATGAAGCGCCACCGGGTGGACGAGTTCGCGCTCTCGCACGGCGTCGACGGCTACTCGTTGGCGCTCGACTTCAAGGTCACGCGTGCCAACCGGGCGCGCGTCGAAGCTCTTGCAGACGGGCTCCATAAGTCCGCGTTGGCAGCAGGCGGACGGTTCTACTTGGCCAAGGACACCGTGCTGGACGGCGCGGACTACCGCCTCTCCATTGGGGATGGGTTGGAGAGGCTGCACAAGGCAAGGGAACGATTTGACCCGGACGGAATCCTGACCAGTGCGCAGGCGGAGAGGCTGGGGCTCTTGTAG